In Flavobacterium sp. N1736, the following are encoded in one genomic region:
- a CDS encoding NADPH-dependent FMN reductase, with translation MKIIAFGGSNSKKSINKHLATYAAGLIENGEVEVLDLNDFAMPLFSVDIEKEIGQHEKAKAFLAKLASADILVVSLAENNNNYSTAFKNIFDWCSRITKEVFQQKPMLLMATSPGTRGGASVLEIARNALPRYGADIKATFSLPAFNANFDLEKNQISNAELDKELKDIIKECF, from the coding sequence ATGAAAATTATAGCCTTTGGAGGAAGTAACAGTAAAAAATCGATCAATAAGCATCTGGCAACTTACGCAGCAGGTTTAATTGAAAATGGAGAAGTTGAAGTTTTAGATTTAAATGATTTCGCAATGCCTTTGTTTAGTGTTGATATTGAGAAAGAAATTGGTCAGCATGAAAAAGCAAAAGCGTTTCTCGCTAAACTGGCAAGTGCAGATATTTTAGTGGTTTCCTTGGCAGAAAATAATAATAACTATTCAACAGCATTTAAAAATATATTCGATTGGTGTTCCCGAATTACTAAGGAAGTTTTTCAGCAAAAACCAATGTTATTAATGGCAACTTCGCCAGGTACAAGAGGCGGCGCTTCGGTTTTAGAAATTGCACGCAATGCTTTACCAAGATATGGCGCTGACATTAAGGCTACTTTTTCGTTACCTGCTTTTAATGCTAATTTTGATTTAGAGAAAAATCAAATTTCGAATGCCGAATTAGACAAAGAACTAAAAGATATTATAAAAGAATGTTTCTAA
- the pncB gene encoding nicotinate phosphoribosyltransferase: METTFLKSILDNDFYKFTMQHAVIRLFPKAKVRYGFINRGKHVFPPGFADLLRKSVDAMADLRLTKEEKHYLSHHCPYLDPTYFDFLQGYIYDPSEVKITQEGSEIKVTVEGFWYRTILWEVPLMALISELFYKANHLIRLNDEAIKTLTKNKIDSYNKLGVSVLEFGTRRRHSYDVHVLVNETLRTFGSESFIGTSNVHFAMLNNKRPLGTHAHEWFMFHAAQYGFKMANSISLEHWTQVYGGDLGIALTDTYTTEIFFNQFDKKYSKLFDGVRHDSGDPVEFAKKVIAHYTKMGIDPRSKAIVFSDSLNFDKVKTIADFCRDKIKMSFGIGTNFTNDVGLPSMNMVIKLTDTKPDNTHWQGVVKLSDEKNKNTGTPEMIALAKEVLGIK, translated from the coding sequence ATGGAAACAACTTTTTTGAAATCAATTTTAGATAATGATTTCTATAAATTTACGATGCAGCATGCCGTAATCAGGCTTTTTCCGAAGGCAAAAGTGCGCTATGGATTTATAAATCGTGGTAAACATGTTTTTCCGCCCGGTTTTGCAGATTTACTTCGAAAATCAGTCGATGCAATGGCAGATTTACGGCTAACAAAAGAAGAAAAGCACTATCTTTCACATCATTGTCCTTATCTAGATCCTACTTATTTCGATTTTCTGCAAGGATACATTTATGACCCATCCGAAGTTAAAATTACTCAGGAAGGATCTGAAATAAAAGTTACGGTAGAAGGTTTCTGGTACCGCACTATTTTATGGGAAGTACCTTTAATGGCTTTAATCTCGGAACTTTTTTATAAAGCAAATCATTTAATCCGACTTAATGATGAGGCTATAAAAACGCTTACTAAAAATAAAATTGACAGTTATAATAAATTAGGTGTTTCGGTTTTGGAATTTGGTACAAGACGACGCCATTCTTACGATGTTCATGTTTTGGTTAACGAAACGTTACGCACTTTTGGTTCAGAAAGTTTTATTGGCACAAGCAATGTTCACTTTGCAATGTTAAATAACAAACGTCCTTTAGGAACCCATGCACACGAATGGTTTATGTTTCATGCGGCACAATATGGTTTTAAAATGGCCAATTCGATAAGTCTCGAACATTGGACGCAGGTTTATGGAGGTGACCTCGGGATTGCTTTAACGGATACTTATACAACAGAAATATTTTTTAATCAGTTTGATAAAAAATATTCTAAACTTTTCGACGGAGTGCGACATGACAGCGGCGATCCCGTTGAATTTGCTAAAAAAGTAATTGCACATTACACAAAAATGGGAATTGACCCAAGATCGAAAGCTATTGTTTTTTCGGATTCACTTAATTTTGATAAAGTAAAAACGATTGCTGATTTCTGTAGAGACAAAATCAAAATGTCATTTGGTATTGGAACCAATTTCACCAATGATGTTGGTTTGCCTTCGATGAATATGGTTATAAAATTAACCGATACAAAACCGGATAATACGCACTGGCAAGGTGTTGTGAAACTTTCTGATGAAAAAAATAAAAATACGGGAACACCCGAAATGATTGCTTTGGCAAAAGAAGTACTGGGAATCAAATAG
- a CDS encoding YihY/virulence factor BrkB family protein has product MKIKNIFSKTWFLLKNTFLEFNDDNAIKLSAALAYYTIFALPPLLIIIITICGFFFGEDAVTGQLYGQINGLVGNGAAIQIQEAIKNVQLSGDNVFATIFGIAMLLIGASGVFAEIQSSINFIWGLRAKPDKGIKKFIQNRLMSFSMIASVGFLMLVSLFISTTLDLVSARLKVYFPESTVYLFYVVNIVIVLASITLLFAIIFRTLPDGKIRWKDAFIGSTVTAILFMIGKFAIGFYLGSSTVASVYGAAGSVIIILVWVYYSAIILYFGAEFTKVYAKSYGGKIYPNEYSVEIQKEIYEIDKPNKPVAEKLLKEQKT; this is encoded by the coding sequence ATGAAAATTAAGAATATATTCTCCAAGACCTGGTTTCTATTAAAGAATACCTTTTTAGAATTTAACGATGATAATGCCATTAAACTTAGTGCAGCATTGGCGTATTATACCATATTTGCGTTACCGCCTTTATTAATTATTATCATTACAATTTGTGGTTTCTTTTTTGGCGAAGATGCTGTAACGGGACAATTATATGGACAAATTAATGGTTTGGTAGGAAATGGCGCCGCAATTCAAATTCAGGAAGCTATAAAAAATGTACAATTATCAGGAGATAATGTTTTTGCTACTATATTTGGAATCGCGATGTTGTTAATTGGAGCATCTGGAGTGTTTGCAGAAATACAAAGTTCTATTAATTTTATATGGGGTTTACGAGCCAAACCGGATAAAGGAATTAAGAAATTCATTCAAAATCGGTTAATGTCATTCTCAATGATTGCTTCGGTAGGTTTTTTAATGCTGGTCAGTCTTTTTATAAGTACCACATTAGATTTAGTGAGTGCACGTTTAAAAGTATATTTTCCCGAAAGTACCGTTTATTTGTTTTATGTCGTTAATATAGTTATTGTTTTGGCGAGTATTACATTGCTTTTTGCTATTATTTTCAGGACTTTACCGGATGGAAAAATAAGATGGAAAGATGCTTTTATAGGATCAACAGTAACTGCCATATTATTTATGATTGGTAAATTTGCAATCGGTTTTTATTTAGGAAGTTCTACAGTTGCGTCAGTTTATGGTGCAGCAGGTTCCGTAATAATAATTTTGGTTTGGGTCTATTATTCGGCAATAATTCTGTATTTTGGAGCAGAATTTACCAAAGTATATGCAAAATCATACGGCGGTAAAATTTATCCAAATGAATACTCGGTCGAAATACAAAAAGAGATTTATGAAATCGACAAACCTAATAAACCGGTAGCAGAGAAATTACTAAAAGAACAAAAAACATGA
- a CDS encoding DNA topoisomerase IV subunit B, whose protein sequence is MLEQNQYNEDNIRSLDWKEHIRMRPGMYIGKLGDGSSPDDGIYILLKEVLDNCIDEFVMGSGKTIEVTIKDKTVSVRDYGRGIPLGKVVDVVSKMNTGGKYDSKAFQKSVGLNGVGTKAVNALSNYFRVESVRDEKQKAAEFSGGNLVLEEDIVETTKRKGTKVTFTPDETIFKNYKFRMEYVIKMVKNYCYLNNGLTIIFNGEKYISENGLRDLLEETISEDDLEYPIIHLKDHDIEIALTHSKTQYSEEYHSFVNGQNTTQGGTHLAAYREAIVKTIREFYNKNFEASDVRKSIVSAISIKVMEPVFESQTKTKLGSTDMGSDDGTPAVSVRTFVNDFVKNKLDNYLHKNPPTADALLRKILQAERERKELSGIRKLATDRAKKANLHNKKLRDCRAHLPDTKNPRNLESTLFITEGDSASGSITKSRDVNTQAVFSLRGKPLNSYGMTKKIVYENEEFNLLQAALDIEDGLEKLRYNNIVIATDADVDGMHIRLLLITFFLQFFPELIKEGHLYILQTPLFRVRNKKETIYCYSEEERRDAIEKLKPKPEITRFKGLGEISPDEFKNFIGETIRLDPIMMDKNTSIEQLLSFYMGKNTPDRQEFIIKNLKVELDAIEEEV, encoded by the coding sequence ATGCTAGAGCAAAATCAATATAACGAAGATAATATCCGATCACTCGATTGGAAAGAACATATTCGTATGCGTCCGGGAATGTATATCGGAAAATTGGGTGATGGATCTTCGCCGGATGATGGTATTTACATTCTTTTAAAGGAGGTTTTAGATAACTGTATCGATGAGTTTGTAATGGGCTCAGGAAAAACTATTGAAGTAACAATTAAAGATAAAACGGTTTCGGTTCGTGATTACGGACGTGGAATTCCGTTAGGAAAAGTAGTCGATGTCGTTTCTAAAATGAACACCGGAGGAAAGTACGATTCTAAAGCTTTCCAGAAATCAGTTGGTTTGAACGGTGTTGGAACAAAAGCTGTAAATGCGCTTTCGAATTATTTTAGAGTAGAATCTGTTCGTGATGAAAAACAAAAAGCGGCAGAATTTTCAGGAGGAAATTTAGTTTTAGAAGAAGATATAGTGGAAACAACAAAACGTAAAGGAACAAAAGTAACTTTTACGCCAGATGAAACTATCTTCAAAAACTATAAATTCCGTATGGAATATGTGATAAAAATGGTCAAAAACTATTGTTACTTAAACAATGGTTTAACGATTATTTTTAATGGCGAAAAATATATTTCAGAAAATGGTCTTAGAGATTTATTAGAAGAAACAATTAGCGAAGATGATTTAGAATATCCAATCATTCATTTGAAAGATCATGATATTGAAATCGCCTTAACGCATAGTAAAACACAATATAGCGAAGAATATCACTCTTTTGTAAACGGGCAAAACACCACACAAGGAGGAACGCACTTAGCGGCTTACAGGGAAGCAATTGTAAAAACGATTCGTGAGTTTTACAATAAAAACTTTGAAGCTTCCGATGTTCGAAAATCGATTGTAAGTGCAATTAGTATTAAAGTAATGGAGCCTGTTTTTGAGTCTCAGACCAAAACAAAATTAGGTTCTACAGATATGGGTTCTGATGATGGAACGCCTGCGGTTTCAGTTCGTACTTTTGTAAATGACTTTGTAAAGAACAAATTAGACAATTATTTACATAAAAATCCGCCAACTGCAGATGCATTATTGCGTAAAATTTTGCAGGCAGAACGGGAACGAAAAGAGTTGTCAGGAATTAGAAAACTAGCGACAGATCGTGCTAAAAAAGCCAATCTTCACAATAAAAAACTGAGAGATTGCCGTGCGCATCTTCCGGATACAAAAAACCCAAGAAACTTAGAAAGTACGCTTTTTATTACCGAGGGAGATTCGGCTTCCGGATCGATCACAAAATCTCGTGATGTAAATACGCAGGCGGTTTTTAGTTTGCGTGGTAAGCCTTTAAATTCATACGGAATGACGAAGAAAATCGTGTATGAAAATGAAGAATTCAATTTATTGCAAGCTGCTTTAGATATTGAAGACGGGCTTGAAAAATTGCGTTACAACAACATCGTAATCGCAACCGATGCCGATGTCGACGGAATGCACATTCGTTTGTTACTGATTACTTTCTTTTTGCAATTTTTTCCTGAATTAATAAAAGAAGGGCATTTATACATTTTGCAGACACCACTTTTTAGGGTTCGAAATAAAAAAGAAACCATCTATTGTTATTCAGAAGAAGAAAGAAGAGATGCGATCGAAAAACTAAAACCAAAACCGGAAATCACCCGATTTAAAGGTTTGGGAGAGATTTCTCCGGATGAGTTTAAGAATTTTATTGGAGAAACGATCCGACTTGACCCAATTATGATGGACAAAAACACTTCAATCGAGCAATTATTGTCTTTTTATATGGGAAAAAATACGCCTGACAGACAAGAGTTTATTATCAAGAATTTGAAGGTGGAGCTGGATGCAATTGAAGAAGAAGTTTAG
- the ychF gene encoding redox-regulated ATPase YchF, producing MKAGIVGLPNVGKSTLFNCLSNAKAQSANFPFCTIEPNIGVVNVPDPRINKLEELVKPERVQMATVDIVDIAGLVKGASKGEGLGNQFLGNIRECNAIIHVLRCFDNDNIVHVDGNVNPIRDKETIDIELQLKDLETVEKRLEKVNRAAKTGNKEAQTEKGLLDRIRESLLQAKSARTIIPQGNDEEVLMESFQLITAKPVLYVCNVDENSAVNGNKYVDQVRELVKDEDAEVIILSVGAEADITELESYEERQVFLEDMGLTEPGASVLIRAAYKLLKQQTYFTAGVKEVRAWTINIGATAPQAAGVIHTDFEKGFIRAEVISYEDYVQYGSEAKAKEAGKFKVEGKEYIVKDGDVMHFRFNV from the coding sequence ATGAAAGCAGGAATTGTAGGATTACCAAATGTTGGAAAATCAACATTATTTAATTGTTTATCTAATGCAAAAGCGCAAAGTGCGAATTTTCCGTTTTGTACAATCGAACCTAATATTGGTGTTGTAAACGTTCCGGATCCAAGAATCAATAAATTAGAAGAATTGGTAAAACCAGAACGCGTGCAAATGGCAACTGTAGATATTGTTGATATTGCAGGTTTGGTAAAAGGAGCAAGTAAAGGTGAAGGACTTGGAAATCAGTTTTTGGGAAACATCAGAGAGTGTAATGCTATTATTCACGTTTTGCGTTGTTTTGATAATGATAATATTGTACACGTTGACGGAAATGTAAACCCAATTCGTGATAAAGAAACAATTGATATTGAACTTCAATTAAAAGATTTAGAAACTGTTGAAAAACGTTTGGAAAAAGTAAATCGTGCCGCTAAAACCGGAAATAAAGAAGCGCAGACTGAAAAAGGACTTTTAGACAGAATTAGAGAGTCTTTATTACAGGCAAAATCGGCTCGTACGATTATACCTCAAGGTAATGACGAAGAAGTTTTAATGGAATCTTTTCAGTTGATTACTGCAAAACCTGTATTATATGTTTGTAATGTTGATGAAAATTCAGCCGTAAACGGAAACAAATATGTAGATCAGGTTCGTGAATTAGTAAAAGACGAAGATGCTGAAGTTATTATCCTTTCAGTAGGAGCAGAGGCTGATATTACAGAATTAGAAAGCTACGAAGAGCGTCAGGTTTTCCTTGAAGATATGGGATTAACAGAGCCGGGAGCATCAGTTTTAATTCGTGCAGCTTACAAATTATTGAAACAACAAACGTACTTTACCGCTGGTGTAAAAGAAGTTCGTGCCTGGACAATCAACATTGGAGCTACTGCGCCGCAAGCAGCCGGAGTTATCCATACTGATTTTGAAAAAGGATTTATTCGTGCCGAAGTTATTTCATATGAAGATTACGTTCAATACGGTTCAGAAGCAAAAGCAAAAGAAGCAGGAAAATTTAAAGTGGAAGGAAAAGAATATATTGTAAAAGATGGTGATGTAATGCATTTCCGTTTTAACGTTTAA
- a CDS encoding TIGR02117 family protein, with amino-acid sequence MLKRTFKFLGWTILGIVTFLILYIIVVYLISKITVNSDVAKVEEQDAIPIYILSNGVHTDIVVPVVNEVKDWRQEIQFSQTQSKDSLMNFIAFGWGDKGFYLDTPEWSDLKASTALKAAFGVSSSAMHTTFFKQLKEGDDCKRILISKENYQKLVTYISESFSNPIHPQWIEGHSYGKKDAFYEAKGSYSLFYTCNTWANCALKVANQKASLWTVYDKGIFCHYK; translated from the coding sequence ATGCTAAAAAGAACCTTTAAATTTCTAGGCTGGACAATTCTGGGAATCGTTACTTTCCTTATTTTATATATAATTGTAGTTTATCTAATTTCTAAAATCACTGTAAACAGTGATGTTGCAAAAGTCGAAGAACAAGACGCAATACCTATTTATATCCTTTCAAACGGTGTTCATACAGATATTGTCGTTCCTGTTGTTAATGAAGTTAAAGACTGGCGACAAGAAATTCAGTTTAGTCAGACACAATCAAAAGATTCTCTGATGAATTTTATCGCATTCGGCTGGGGCGATAAAGGTTTTTACCTCGATACACCAGAATGGTCGGATTTGAAAGCAAGTACGGCTTTAAAAGCGGCATTTGGTGTAAGTTCGTCGGCCATGCATACTACATTTTTCAAACAATTAAAAGAAGGCGATGATTGCAAGCGTATTTTAATTTCGAAAGAAAACTATCAAAAATTAGTCACGTATATTTCAGAAAGTTTCAGTAATCCAATTCATCCACAATGGATTGAAGGTCATAGCTACGGAAAAAAGGATGCTTTTTATGAAGCAAAAGGAAGTTATAGTCTTTTTTATACCTGTAATACCTGGGCAAATTGTGCGTTAAAAGTCGCCAACCAAAAAGCCAGTTTATGGACGGTTTATGATAAAGGGATTTTTTGTCATTATAAATAG
- a CDS encoding transglutaminase domain-containing protein: MTTKKIVFILLIHIVFLYSSFAQKYNAVDNIVLKYPKSFSSTEKLAERIEKDFNSDYDKARAIYSWIAFNVKYDYAAFLNPPQTQGFSYRTEAEKQRKIQALNDKMIDKAFNSKKAVCEGFTLLYQNIASLVGIKCEIIRGDSKTRLVDIGRKNTTSNHAWNMVLIDKKWRLIDVTWGQGYYDSSKGRMANDFTSVYFDTDPDYFFAKHFPDSESYLGDRLSKEDFLNGPLIYNKTIEGDYKIKSPESGIIEARNGEKITFEIKNISKSDQFYYLNKRNQPVKVTNGKERKGGLEFQLTFDNTIGEYITFFVDTNSIASFKVVSK; encoded by the coding sequence ATGACTACAAAAAAGATTGTTTTTATACTCCTTATACATATTGTTTTCCTGTATTCTTCATTTGCACAAAAATATAATGCAGTTGATAATATCGTTTTAAAATACCCAAAAAGCTTTAGTTCAACAGAAAAATTGGCAGAAAGAATCGAAAAGGATTTTAATTCTGATTATGACAAAGCGCGCGCTATTTACAGCTGGATTGCTTTTAATGTAAAATATGATTATGCCGCATTTTTGAATCCACCGCAAACGCAGGGTTTTAGTTATCGTACCGAAGCCGAAAAGCAAAGAAAAATTCAGGCGCTGAATGATAAAATGATTGATAAAGCATTTAATTCAAAGAAAGCAGTTTGCGAGGGTTTTACACTTTTATACCAAAATATTGCTTCATTAGTTGGCATTAAATGTGAAATTATCCGTGGAGATTCTAAAACCAGATTAGTTGATATTGGGCGAAAAAACACCACTTCAAATCATGCCTGGAATATGGTTTTGATTGATAAAAAGTGGCGATTAATTGACGTTACCTGGGGTCAGGGTTATTATGACAGCAGTAAAGGACGAATGGCAAATGACTTTACGTCTGTTTATTTTGATACCGATCCCGATTACTTTTTTGCCAAACATTTTCCTGATTCTGAGAGTTATTTAGGAGACAGATTAAGTAAGGAAGATTTCTTAAACGGTCCGTTGATTTACAATAAAACAATCGAGGGTGATTATAAAATTAAATCTCCGGAGTCGGGAATAATTGAAGCCCGAAATGGAGAAAAAATCACTTTTGAAATCAAAAATATTTCAAAATCAGATCAGTTTTATTATTTAAATAAAAGAAATCAGCCCGTTAAAGTTACGAATGGAAAAGAAAGAAAAGGCGGTTTAGAATTTCAGCTGACTTTTGATAATACAATCGGTGAGTACATTACTTTTTTTGTAGATACAAATAGCATCGCATCATTTAAAGTAGTTTCAAAATAA
- a CDS encoding DNA gyrase/topoisomerase IV subunit A has translation MKDEEDDNIIPDNEENNSDENQLDENHEGEDEIIDVDAKHFEGQHFYENTEEDGQDTITKVTGMYKDWFLDYASYVILERAVPAIEDGFKPVQRRIMHSLKELDDGRYNKVANVVGHTMQYHPHGDASIGDAMVQIGQKDLLIDCQGNWGNILTGDGAAASRYIEARLSKFALEVLYSPKITDWGVSYDGRRAEPNNLPVKFPLLLAQGAEGIAVGLSTKVLPHNFNELIDASIKILKGKAFTLYPDFMTQGIADVSNYNDGLRGGRVRVRAKIAQLDKNTLVITQIPFSTNTTTLIDSILKANDKGKIKIKKIEDNTAADVEILIHLFPGVSPDKTIDALFAFTACETSVAPLGCVIEDNKPLFIGVSEMLKISTHRTVDLLKQELEIQLEELKNKWHFSTLEKIFIREEMYIEFKLYSDRESLYKYLYDRFEPFKKSFVREINDEDLQRLTQIPMIRITRFDSDKADDFIAKLEDEMKEVQHNLEHLTDFAIAYFTKLKEKYGKGRERQTELRVFDNVEATKVVLRNTKLYVNREEGFVGTSLKKDEYVTDCSDIDDVIVFLRDGKMLVTKVDAKTFVGKDIIHIAIFDKSDKRTIYNMIYRDGKSGPSYIKRFNVSGVTRDKPYDLTNETAGSQVVYFSHNPNGEAEVITILLRQVGTIKKLKFDIDFANLAIKGRASKGNLVTKYPIKKIELKEKGISTLLPRKVWFDDTVKRLNVDARGELLGEFKPSDKILIINQSGKLKVIIPELSTHFDEDMIVLEKWKPKKPISAIYYDGEKERYYLKRFLVETENKEESFITEHPNSQLEIVSTDYRPLAQLVFAKVKGVQKEDLHIDVEDFIAVKGFKALGNQLTTEKLKQVNLLEPLPYEEPVEEVPEVPEISDDDPVETELDDDGQIGLVLE, from the coding sequence ATGAAAGACGAAGAAGACGATAACATAATTCCAGACAACGAAGAAAATAATTCTGATGAAAACCAACTTGATGAAAATCATGAAGGAGAGGATGAAATTATTGATGTAGATGCTAAACATTTTGAAGGGCAGCATTTTTACGAGAATACTGAAGAAGATGGTCAGGACACGATTACGAAAGTAACGGGAATGTACAAAGACTGGTTCTTAGATTATGCTTCGTATGTAATTTTAGAACGTGCAGTTCCGGCTATTGAAGATGGTTTTAAACCGGTTCAGCGTCGTATTATGCACTCTTTAAAAGAGTTAGATGACGGTCGTTATAATAAAGTTGCCAATGTTGTTGGGCACACCATGCAGTATCACCCACACGGAGATGCGAGTATTGGTGATGCTATGGTACAAATTGGTCAAAAAGATTTATTGATTGATTGTCAGGGAAACTGGGGAAATATTTTAACGGGCGATGGAGCTGCGGCTTCTCGTTATATTGAAGCACGTTTATCAAAATTTGCTTTGGAGGTTTTGTATTCTCCAAAAATTACCGATTGGGGTGTTTCGTATGATGGTCGTCGTGCAGAACCAAACAATCTTCCGGTAAAGTTTCCTTTGCTTTTGGCGCAAGGGGCAGAAGGTATTGCGGTTGGTCTTTCGACTAAAGTTTTGCCTCATAACTTTAATGAGTTAATTGATGCTTCGATCAAAATTTTAAAAGGAAAAGCCTTTACATTATATCCTGATTTCATGACGCAGGGTATTGCCGATGTGTCGAACTATAATGACGGACTTCGTGGCGGACGTGTGCGTGTTCGTGCTAAAATTGCGCAATTAGACAAAAATACGTTGGTGATTACGCAAATTCCGTTTTCGACCAATACCACGACTTTGATTGATAGTATTTTGAAAGCCAATGATAAAGGTAAAATCAAAATCAAAAAGATTGAAGATAATACAGCGGCCGATGTTGAAATTTTAATTCATCTTTTCCCGGGTGTTTCTCCGGATAAAACGATTGATGCTTTATTTGCTTTCACGGCCTGCGAAACTTCTGTAGCACCTTTAGGCTGCGTTATTGAAGATAATAAACCATTGTTTATTGGTGTTTCTGAAATGTTGAAAATTTCGACGCACAGAACGGTTGATTTGCTTAAACAGGAATTAGAAATTCAACTGGAAGAATTAAAAAATAAATGGCATTTCTCTACTTTAGAGAAAATCTTCATTCGTGAAGAAATGTACATTGAGTTCAAATTATATTCAGACAGAGAATCTCTTTATAAATATTTATATGACCGATTTGAGCCTTTCAAAAAATCATTTGTCAGAGAAATCAACGATGAGGATTTGCAAAGACTGACTCAAATTCCGATGATTCGTATTACCCGTTTTGACTCTGATAAGGCTGATGATTTTATCGCTAAGTTAGAAGATGAAATGAAAGAAGTACAGCATAATCTGGAGCATTTAACGGATTTTGCCATTGCTTATTTTACGAAATTAAAAGAGAAATACGGAAAAGGACGTGAACGTCAGACAGAACTTCGTGTTTTTGATAATGTTGAGGCGACAAAAGTAGTTTTAAGAAATACAAAATTATACGTAAATCGTGAAGAAGGTTTTGTTGGAACTTCTCTTAAAAAAGACGAATACGTTACTGATTGCTCTGATATCGACGATGTTATTGTGTTTTTACGAGACGGAAAAATGCTGGTGACAAAAGTAGATGCCAAAACATTTGTTGGAAAAGACATTATTCACATTGCCATTTTTGATAAGAGCGATAAACGTACAATTTACAATATGATTTATCGTGACGGAAAATCAGGTCCGTCTTATATCAAGCGCTTCAATGTTTCGGGAGTTACGCGTGATAAACCTTATGATTTAACGAATGAAACTGCTGGTTCGCAAGTGGTTTATTTTTCACATAATCCAAATGGAGAAGCAGAGGTAATTACAATTTTATTGCGTCAGGTTGGAACGATCAAGAAACTGAAATTTGATATTGATTTTGCCAATTTAGCGATTAAAGGGCGTGCATCAAAAGGAAATTTGGTAACGAAATATCCAATTAAAAAAATCGAATTAAAAGAAAAAGGAATTTCGACTTTACTACCAAGAAAAGTTTGGTTTGATGATACTGTTAAACGTTTAAATGTTGATGCAAGAGGTGAATTATTAGGAGAATTTAAACCAAGTGATAAAATCTTAATTATTAATCAATCCGGAAAACTAAAAGTTATAATTCCTGAATTATCGACTCATTTTGATGAAGATATGATTGTTTTGGAAAAATGGAAACCTAAAAAACCAATTTCGGCCATTTATTATGATGGAGAAAAAGAGCGTTATTATTTAAAACGCTTTTTGGTTGAAACCGAAAATAAAGAAGAAAGCTTTATTACAGAACATCCAAATTCGCAATTAGAGATTGTATCAACAGATTATCGTCCGTTGGCGCAATTGGTTTTTGCAAAAGTAAAAGGCGTTCAAAAAGAAGATTTGCATATAGATGTTGAAGACTTTATAGCCGTAAAAGGTTTTAAAGCTTTAGGAAATCAATTAACGACTGAAAAGTTAAAACAGGTTAATCTTTTAGAGCCACTACCTTATGAAGAACCTGTTGAGGAAGTTCCGGAAGTTCCGGAGATTTCAGATGATGATCCTGTCGAAACTGAATTAGATGATGACGGACAAATAGGTCTCGTTTTAGAATAA